From bacterium, one genomic window encodes:
- a CDS encoding DUF3604 domain-containing protein, with product MYGKINLKPSKKTVVNSLSAWVFSYAVGDIGFKRGGKLLICMRHSSDWSNPQFDSPQDEGYTTVKSNKKVKFTAEFSAWKNFAYHPWQHILEITLQKRKLEKGDNITISLGDRSLGSPGIRAQSFAEPEFKFRVFVNPDGEGKFHELKDKSLHIPLVSAPFSEVKTTLPSQPAEGYLGRINICALDQYGNTTALPKGEKIIFINDRKKIGINDSSKQRIEVLGNILQHAKDKTIRVTLYMPDINLEIKSNPCIVTKTKKKLLWGEIHAHSYLCDGIRWPLELLQFARDEARLDFAAVSSHDWELNEDIFNKLKIITNKLYSSGKFTTFSGFEWSGQAKNGGDHNIYFADYDGELLSCGHTQYNYKKYYSKRLPNSLMPPWIKPWMLKKTPYENLKNVYSKLENCNAMIIPHGGGRCANLDYHHPKLEPILEITSCHQTYEKLAWESLQRGYRMGFIGGSDDHRGNIGDSHSTLRTKNLNLPQHSGLVAVYSNECTRESIWSAFFRKEVYATTGARIVLDFTINGHRMGASIRQSKAEKPRYIRVRASGAAPIRCVEIWRNAKPLMSWERNYLDYEVEYKDKESMDKIKWDNCILSGKEVRPCSSVSGIPIKRAETVYYVKVIQFDGHTAWSSPIWIDLG from the coding sequence ATGTACGGAAAAATAAATCTTAAACCTTCGAAAAAAACTGTAGTTAATTCTCTAAGCGCATGGGTTTTTAGTTATGCAGTGGGTGACATCGGCTTCAAACGTGGAGGAAAACTACTTATTTGCATGCGCCATTCTAGCGACTGGTCAAATCCTCAGTTTGATAGCCCACAAGATGAAGGATATACAACCGTTAAAAGCAATAAAAAGGTTAAATTTACCGCTGAATTTAGCGCATGGAAGAATTTTGCCTATCACCCATGGCAGCATATATTAGAAATAACATTACAGAAGAGAAAATTAGAAAAAGGAGATAATATTACGATAAGTCTTGGAGATAGGAGTTTAGGATCTCCAGGAATAAGGGCACAGTCTTTTGCAGAACCAGAGTTTAAATTCAGAGTTTTTGTAAATCCAGACGGAGAAGGTAAATTTCACGAATTAAAGGATAAAAGTCTTCATATTCCTTTAGTATCTGCGCCCTTTTCTGAAGTTAAAACAACACTTCCAAGCCAACCTGCAGAAGGATATTTAGGAAGAATAAATATATGTGCATTGGATCAATACGGAAATACAACTGCTCTTCCTAAAGGAGAAAAAATAATATTTATAAATGATAGAAAGAAAATAGGTATAAATGACAGCAGTAAACAAAGGATTGAAGTATTAGGAAATATTTTACAACACGCAAAGGATAAGACAATTAGAGTAACTCTTTATATGCCTGACATTAATCTCGAAATAAAGAGCAATCCTTGTATAGTAACTAAAACCAAAAAGAAACTTCTTTGGGGAGAGATTCATGCTCATTCTTATCTATGTGATGGTATTCGTTGGCCTCTTGAGCTTCTGCAGTTTGCGAGAGATGAAGCCAGACTTGATTTTGCAGCTGTTTCCAGTCATGATTGGGAGCTAAATGAAGATATTTTTAATAAACTAAAAATAATAACTAATAAATTATATTCTTCAGGTAAGTTTACAACCTTCTCAGGATTTGAATGGTCAGGTCAGGCTAAAAATGGAGGAGACCATAATATATACTTTGCTGATTATGATGGAGAATTACTTTCATGTGGTCATACTCAGTATAACTACAAAAAATATTATTCAAAAAGGTTACCTAATAGTCTTATGCCTCCATGGATCAAACCATGGATGTTAAAAAAAACGCCTTATGAGAATCTCAAAAATGTTTATTCAAAGTTAGAGAATTGTAATGCAATGATTATCCCCCACGGTGGAGGTAGGTGTGCAAATCTCGATTATCATCATCCGAAATTGGAACCAATTCTTGAGATAACTTCATGTCATCAGACATATGAAAAATTGGCATGGGAATCACTTCAAAGAGGATATAGGATGGGATTTATAGGCGGTAGTGACGATCACAGAGGAAACATAGGAGACAGTCATTCTACATTGAGAACCAAAAACCTTAACCTGCCCCAACACAGCGGACTTGTCGCTGTATATTCAAATGAATGTACCAGGGAAAGCATTTGGTCTGCGTTTTTCAGAAAAGAGGTTTATGCTACTACAGGAGCGCGAATAGTACTGGATTTTACAATAAACGGGCACAGGATGGGAGCTTCTATAAGACAATCAAAAGCTGAAAAGCCAAGATATATCAGAGTAAGGGCATCTGGAGCTGCTCCTATAAGGTGCGTTGAAATATGGAGAAATGCAAAACCTCTTATGTCATGGGAGAGAAACTATCTGGATTATGAAGTTGAATATAAGGATAAGGAGAGCATGGATAAAATTAAGTGGGATAACTGCATTCTGAGTGGAAAAGAAGTAAGACCATGTTCTTCTGTATCAGGCATCCCAATCAAAAGAGCAGAAACCGTATATTATGTAAAAGTGATACAATTTGATGGACATACAGCGTGGTCAAGTCCTATCTGGATAGATTTAGGATAA